GCCGGTGAGCCGGTCGAAGTTCAACGTGCCGTGTTGGAAGTTCTGTCCGATCCACTGCGGTTCGGGGATCTCGCCGCTGGTCGGCAACCCCAGCACGCCGCGCTCGTACCCCAGTGCCGCCCACGCCCGGTAGATCGCGCCGAGCACCGGCTGCGGTCCGGTCTGCGGCGACCAGTACATCGCGCCGTGCTCGAAGGTGGCGTAGCGGGTGGTGTCGGCCCCGGCGCTCTCCGGCGAGGTGGGCGCGCCCAGCGGGCTGCGCATCGCGCCCATCGCCTGCCAGCGCGCCAGGATCGCGCCCCCGCGCAGCGACTCCACGAGATCCTCGGGCCCGGGCGGGCGGGTGAACCGGGCGGCGGCCTGACGGATCCAGTCCAGCATCGCGTAGGCGGCGTGGCCCGGACAGTCGGTGGCGCCGACGTCGCGGTGGGTGAAGATCGTGGGCAACGTGGTGGCGGTGTCGCGGACGAACCGGGTGTCGGCCCCGCCGGCGGAGCGCAGCGTGGTGGTCCCCAGCGGGTCGACGCCGTCGAGGCTCAGCCGCCACCCCAGCAGCCGGGCCACGGTGCGGGCCTGAATCGTCGTCGGGGGCTGGTCGTCGAAGTTGCCGAGCATCGCCACCCCCCAGGTGTCGCGGTTGAACCCGCCGGTGTGCGAGCCGCGCACCGGGCGGGTGATCCCGCCGGCGCGGCCCTCGAAGACCTGGCCGTACTTGTCGACCAGGGCGTTGTAGGCGATGTCGCACCAGCCCAGGGTGCGGGTGTGATACGCCTGGATGGCCTGCACGATCGCCGCCGAATCCCGCGGCGAGTAGTCGTTGCTGCCGGCGGTGTGGTGGACCACGGCGGCGTGCACGCCGTCGCCGTACTCGGTGGGGCAGCGGGCGGTCTGGTCGGCGCCCCACTGGTCGCGGCCGATGATGGCGGGGGGCTGACCGGGGGCGGTCACCGCGTTCGGTGGGGTCCACTGGGCGTCCACCGGAGCCTGCGGCGGCGAGATCAACACCGCCGAGACCTGCTGGCCCCAGGTCTGCTCCAGCCCGGCCGGGCGGTATCCCAGCTCGCCGGTGCGCCGCGGGGACTCGACGGTGGGCGCGGCGTCGGCGGGCCGGTCCACCGCGATCTGGACGGCGGTGGTGGCGCCGACGAAGACCGGTTCGGTGCCGCGGGGCGGGTGTCCGGCCGCGTCGTCGCCGCTGAACTCCGGGGCCTCCACCTCATACCAGGGTCCCCACCGGCCGTCGTCCCGGCGGGCCCGCACCCGCGCGGAGGTGCCGGTCAGGTCGGTGCCGGTGAGCGCGACCAGCGAGAACGGCGTGTCCTGGGAGAGTTCGCGGACGCTTTGGCCGGCGCCGAGCGCGGTGAGCGGTTTTTCGACCAGCGCGGTGTCGGCGGCCCCCGGTGCCGGCGCCGGTCGGTCGGGGACGCCGTCGGTGGCCCAGGGCAGCACCATCACGGTGGCGGCGACGGCTGTGAACAGCAGCGTCGGTGCGGAACGGCGAGACGGCACGCGCCGATGTTACGTACGTGTCAATAGTTACCAGTGTTGCGACACGGGATTATTGTGAAATCAGTGACTCGACCTGTAACGGCACCGCAGAGCCCTGGGGTGCTGGATCCGCCGGGATCCAGTCCCGCCCTGCGGTGCCGTTGCGCAACAGGTCGGTCTCGCCGGTTACGGCAGCGTGGTCGCCCCCGCGTCGGCCGCGGCCCCGGCCGCGTCGGCGGCGACCCCGGCGGCGTCGGTGGCGGCCTCGGCGGCCGGAGCGGCGGCAGCCGGTGCCGCGGCGGCCGGGTTC
This sequence is a window from Mycolicibacillus parakoreensis. Protein-coding genes within it:
- a CDS encoding N-acetylmuramoyl-L-alanine amidase codes for the protein MPSRRSAPTLLFTAVAATVMVLPWATDGVPDRPAPAPGAADTALVEKPLTALGAGQSVRELSQDTPFSLVALTGTDLTGTSARVRARRDDGRWGPWYEVEAPEFSGDDAAGHPPRGTEPVFVGATTAVQIAVDRPADAAPTVESPRRTGELGYRPAGLEQTWGQQVSAVLISPPQAPVDAQWTPPNAVTAPGQPPAIIGRDQWGADQTARCPTEYGDGVHAAVVHHTAGSNDYSPRDSAAIVQAIQAYHTRTLGWCDIAYNALVDKYGQVFEGRAGGITRPVRGSHTGGFNRDTWGVAMLGNFDDQPPTTIQARTVARLLGWRLSLDGVDPLGTTTLRSAGGADTRFVRDTATTLPTIFTHRDVGATDCPGHAAYAMLDWIRQAAARFTRPPGPEDLVESLRGGAILARWQAMGAMRSPLGAPTSPESAGADTTRYATFEHGAMYWSPQTGPQPVLGAIYRAWAALGYERGVLGLPTSGEIPEPQWIGQNFQHGTLNFDRLTGTITRVVDGVAQALPPPADSGPPVQLERFSPPVSPVD